A genome region from Prionailurus bengalensis isolate Pbe53 chromosome B4, Fcat_Pben_1.1_paternal_pri, whole genome shotgun sequence includes the following:
- the LOC122473066 gene encoding cationic amino acid transporter 3-like — MLRQALRRFGKKLVRRPTLKEPVATDDPRRSLNTLDLVARVVGRTVGIGVYILAGEVARNQAGPSIVICFLVAGLSSVLAGLCYAEVSARVPHSDSTYLYSFVTIGELWAFITGWTLILSHVGDKAIVARACILAFDNLRGNKISQTLRESISPHVPRVLTEYVDIFVVGLVFLLIEFRNLRYVWSFPVTKMATLVKLLVLSFVIISGFIKGDLHNWKLTEEDYAMAGLNDTSSLGPLGSGGFVPFGFEGILRGTATCFYAFIGFSSIFEKVEEARNPQHSIPMGIVISLFICFLVYFGVSAALTLMVPYYKLRHGSTLPQALLHIGWAPAYYFLAFAFLCIVSARLLGFMFPIRRVLHRMGQDGLLFPVLERIRSRPFILIMTTVILSIITAIMAVFFGLTDLLDLRSVGSLIPHSLVATSILILRYQPEAKAGENESEVLEENGHIAERLTLQGLLFPGSPTPTPLSGRVVRVCSALLALLLTLLCLVLAQWPVLLSGDPVWISVVVVLLVLITGLTGVIWRQPQSSSPLYFKVPALPLLPLLSIFMNVCLMVQMTAATWALFAVWMLIGFAIYFAYGIQYSLVSNSA, encoded by the coding sequence ATGCTGCGTCAGGCACTTCGTAGATTTGGTAAAAAACTGGTACGAAGACCTACACTGAAGGAACCGGTGGCTACGGATGACCCACGGAGAAGCCTGAACACTCTGGATTTAGTGGCTCGGGTTGTGGGCCGCACAGTGGGTATAGGTGTGTATATCCTGGCTGGTGAGGTGGCCAGAAATCAAGCAGGACCATCCATTGTGATCTGCTTTTTGGTGGCTGGCCTGTCTTCTGTGTTGGCTGGGCTGTGCTATGCAGAGGTTAGCGCCCGAGTTCCCCATTCTGACTCTACATATCTCTACAGCTTTGTCACTATAGGTGAACTCTGGGCTTTCATCACTGGCTGGACCCTCATACTCTCCCATGTTGGTGATAAAGCCATTGTGGCCCGTGCATGTATCTTAGCTTTTGACAACCTGCGTGGGAACAAGATCTCTCAGACCCTGCGCGAGAGCATCTCACCACATGTTCCTCGTGTCCTTACAGAATATGTAGATATCTTTGTTGTGGGTCTTGTGTTTTTGCTCATAGAATTCCGGAATCTGAGGTATGTTTGGTCTTTCCCAGTTACCAAAATGGCCACATTGGTGAAACTTTTGGTTCTCAGTTTTGTCATCATCTCTGGCTTCATTAAGGGGGACCTGCACAACTGGAAACTCACAGAAGAGGACTATGCAATGGCTGGACTCAATGACACCTCGAGCTTGGGCCCTCTGGGCTCTGGAGGATTTGTGCCTTTTGGCTTTGAGGGGATTCTCCGTGGAACAGCTACctgtttctatgcatttataGGTTTTAGCAGCATTTTTGAAAAAGTTGAAGAAGCCCGGAATCCCCAGCATTCCATCCCCATGGGCAttgtgatttcactgttcatctGCTTTTTGGTGTATTTTGGTGTCTCTGCAGCACTTACACTTATGGTGCCTTACTACAAGCTTCGACATGGGAGCACCTTGCCTCAGGCGTTACTCCATATTGGCTGGGCCCCTGCCTACTATTTTCTAGCTTTTGCATTTCTGTGTATTGTTTCTGCCAGGCTATTGGGCTTTATGTTTCCCATACGTCGAGTATTACACAGGATGGGACAGGATGGTCTCCTGTTCCCTGTCCTTGAAAGAATCCGTTCCCGCCCATTCATCCTTATCATGACCACTGTGATCTTGAGCATTATTACAGCAATCATGGCAGTCTTCTTTGGGCTCACTGATCTCCTGGACCTTAGGTCAGTTGGATCCCTGATACCTCACTCCCTGGTTGCTACTTCCATTCTCATCCTCAGGTATCAGCCTGAGGCAAAGGCAGGGGAAAATGAATCAGAGGTGCTGGAGGAGAATGGTCATATAGCAGAGAGGCTGACTCTACAGGGACTACTTTTTCcaggcagccccacccccactccactctCTGGCCGGGTTGTCCGTGTTTGCTCCGCACTGCTTGCTCTGCTGCTCACTCTTCTTTGCCTGGTGCTGGCCCAGTGGCCGGTTCTGCTTTCTGGAGACCCAGTGTGGATTTCAGTGGTTGTGGTGCTCCTGGTGCTCATCACTGGGCTCACTGGGGTCATCTGGAGACAGCCTCAGAGCTCTAGTCCCCTTTACTTTAaggtccctgctctgcctctgctcccactACTGAGCATCTTCATGAATGTTTGCCTTATGGTGCAGATGACAGCTGCCACCTGGGCCCTATTTGCTGTCTGGATGTTGATTGGGTTTGCTATCTACTTTGCCTATGGGATCCAGTACAGTCTGGTCTCTAACTCCGCTTAA